A DNA window from Candidatus Hydrogenedentota bacterium contains the following coding sequences:
- a CDS encoding pectate lyase, translated as MLQHGLSQSVSCVLYAIALVTCGLLVADAQTTTLPAFPGAEGAGSTTPGGRGGTVLSVTNLDDAGPGSLRAACEAKGPRIVVFRTGGLIELKSPLRIEEPFITIAGQSAPGGGICFKGYGCVIATHDVVIRHVRFRPGDISGKEQDALGIVNSRNVVIDHCSASWGTDETLSVTGDSRDVTVQWCVISESLNHSIHHKGAHGYGSLLRAHDGTFTFHHNLYAHHNSRNPRPGGYPDKPGLLLDFRNNAIYDWGGKAGYNADDVMRMNYVANYLKPGVSTKDNERSVAFSIGGTGTKIYASKNVIEGYPTVTGYNLYLLRFPENIERQALREMMLSTPFDTPTIREETAEAAYKRIVTEAGATLPVRDGVDARVLEDVRLGRGTIIDSQTAVGAWPEYERGSQQTDTEEDGIPDVWEQDHGLDSKNPNDAQKDTDKDGYTNIEEFLNNSDPASGN; from the coding sequence ATGCTTCAACACGGGTTATCGCAGTCTGTTTCTTGCGTGCTATATGCCATTGCGCTTGTCACGTGCGGACTACTCGTGGCAGATGCGCAAACGACAACCCTGCCTGCATTTCCCGGAGCGGAAGGCGCGGGATCGACAACTCCAGGCGGGCGCGGCGGCACCGTTCTCTCTGTAACGAACCTTGATGACGCAGGTCCTGGAAGTCTGCGCGCGGCGTGCGAAGCAAAAGGCCCGCGAATCGTCGTGTTTCGCACGGGGGGCCTGATCGAACTCAAATCCCCGCTTAGAATCGAAGAGCCTTTCATCACGATCGCGGGGCAGTCCGCGCCAGGAGGCGGCATCTGCTTCAAAGGTTACGGTTGTGTGATTGCGACGCACGACGTTGTGATACGGCACGTGCGATTTCGACCTGGCGACATTTCAGGGAAAGAACAAGACGCACTGGGGATCGTGAATTCACGCAACGTTGTCATCGATCACTGTTCAGCGAGCTGGGGCACGGACGAGACGTTGAGCGTAACGGGAGATTCGCGCGACGTTACCGTTCAATGGTGTGTGATTTCGGAAAGCCTGAATCATTCGATCCATCACAAGGGGGCACACGGATATGGCTCCTTGTTAAGGGCACATGATGGCACGTTCACGTTTCACCACAATCTGTACGCACATCACAACAGCAGAAATCCGCGCCCAGGGGGGTATCCGGATAAGCCGGGACTGTTGCTGGATTTTCGGAACAACGCCATCTATGACTGGGGTGGTAAGGCGGGCTACAACGCAGACGACGTGATGCGCATGAATTACGTCGCCAACTATCTGAAACCCGGAGTCTCCACCAAAGACAACGAACGGAGCGTTGCGTTCTCAATCGGGGGCACGGGCACAAAGATCTATGCATCGAAAAATGTCATTGAGGGATATCCGACAGTCACCGGCTACAACCTGTATCTTCTTCGTTTCCCGGAGAATATCGAGAGGCAGGCGCTTCGCGAGATGATGCTGTCTACGCCATTCGACACACCCACAATCCGTGAAGAAACGGCGGAGGCCGCGTACAAGCGTATTGTGACGGAAGCGGGCGCGACCCTTCCCGTTCGCGATGGCGTCGATGCTCGCGTGCTGGAAGATGTGCGCTTGGGGCGCGGCACGATAATCGATTCGCAGACAGCCGTTGGCGCATGGCCGGAGTATGAGCGCGGTTCGCAGCAAACCGACACCGAAGAAGATGGGATTCCCGACGTTTGGGAACAGGACCATGGGCTGGACAGCAAAAATCCCAATGACGCTCAGAAAGATACGGACAAGGACGGCTACACGAACATTGAGGAATTTCTGAACAATTCCGACCCGGCCTCTGGAAACTGA
- a CDS encoding glycosyltransferase family 2 protein: MSRLVVHEDHIEPVRGLVFARSSKGHALKASDLERWLRLNRMVFKTSKVDILMNDLDLPLLRTLIETGTELDTRVSLRTDCSSPAPRAADLQTLGLLDVCLCPGKAGADVTGWLAACKEAGILARVQIPLSLLVGTVPAWIEEGLTSECVSSVNIAAWDPFSGVAVPDTQAGGSALQKMNELARELSGRELEVNLLHVPFCYIDEANRPLGVGTRQFYLEHTHYQRDAYELARKLYTCGPIRIRQIILTLLGIHTSTDNPIDRILLPWIWSTPWVRARAWAAHKILRHVGWRKWESEGDDIRSIPEAAPASTIEACAGCRLRAICDGMVESLAGLAPRPANGEPITDPFHYSTKRPMFFDAPDSARLAENTRWAELAECANATIRNRPPDREIDSFSYSVEGNWSFAAPGSLRWYSFARSEKLSTPIARLDPPFTLSVTVGGGIAEYVGFALGRASRIMCPMTAYTHRIVLHVEASGHYVLLRDGRPVRPVEFSGNFYVPTQLGAALEPRICVRNIDGTIATQAVQLWQGRSESQTDSSRKSVSIVTVCTRYARRLQACLLSVAHQREIDLSQVEVLVAHVPGLDATGDVIDSVRAAYSDLDIVTLTFSESLGNAKGLMLNEAFDKARGEWVMVLDADVILPPTMLSRIVALSADCKFVVPDGRKMLDRATTARLLLGEVAPWETWEELLSGPGEYRRREVDGVPIGYCQCVRRECLEKVRYEEANHFEGADWRFGKDMRDIFGEETRLSGMPVLHLDHGSSNWYGATRHY; encoded by the coding sequence TTGAGTAGACTTGTCGTTCATGAAGATCACATCGAACCTGTTCGAGGTCTAGTCTTTGCGCGGTCGTCCAAAGGCCATGCGCTAAAGGCTTCGGACCTCGAACGCTGGTTGCGTCTCAACCGCATGGTCTTCAAGACCTCCAAGGTCGACATCCTCATGAATGACCTGGACCTGCCGCTGCTCCGTACCCTGATTGAAACTGGTACTGAGTTGGACACGCGCGTGTCTTTGCGCACCGACTGTTCGTCTCCCGCTCCGCGCGCAGCGGATTTGCAGACCCTGGGCTTGCTGGACGTGTGCTTGTGTCCAGGCAAGGCAGGCGCAGACGTGACTGGATGGCTTGCGGCATGCAAGGAAGCCGGTATTCTCGCGCGCGTCCAGATTCCCTTGTCGTTGCTTGTTGGAACCGTGCCCGCGTGGATCGAGGAAGGTCTCACGTCCGAATGCGTCAGTTCCGTGAATATCGCCGCCTGGGATCCGTTTTCGGGCGTAGCAGTCCCTGACACTCAAGCGGGAGGTTCGGCCCTCCAGAAGATGAACGAGCTCGCGCGCGAATTATCGGGACGAGAATTGGAAGTGAATTTACTTCACGTGCCTTTCTGCTATATCGACGAGGCGAATCGACCGTTGGGAGTTGGTACGCGTCAATTCTATCTGGAACATACGCATTACCAGCGAGATGCCTACGAACTTGCCCGAAAACTCTACACGTGCGGCCCAATCCGCATCCGCCAGATTATCTTGACGCTCCTGGGGATTCACACGTCGACGGACAACCCAATCGATCGTATCTTGCTGCCGTGGATCTGGAGTACGCCGTGGGTGCGCGCACGCGCATGGGCGGCACATAAGATTCTACGTCACGTTGGCTGGCGCAAATGGGAGTCCGAGGGTGATGATATTAGAAGCATTCCCGAGGCAGCACCGGCGTCAACGATCGAAGCATGTGCGGGTTGCAGGTTACGCGCGATTTGCGATGGCATGGTGGAGTCGCTTGCGGGACTAGCGCCCAGACCGGCGAACGGCGAGCCCATCACCGACCCATTCCATTACTCGACAAAGAGGCCGATGTTTTTCGATGCGCCTGATAGCGCACGGCTGGCAGAGAACACCCGATGGGCAGAGTTGGCGGAATGCGCCAATGCGACGATTCGAAACAGGCCTCCCGATCGCGAAATCGATTCATTCTCGTACTCGGTTGAAGGAAACTGGAGTTTCGCCGCGCCGGGCAGTCTGCGCTGGTACTCGTTTGCGCGCTCAGAAAAGCTTTCGACGCCGATCGCGCGGCTGGATCCGCCGTTCACCTTGTCGGTGACAGTTGGTGGTGGAATTGCGGAGTATGTAGGCTTCGCATTGGGACGCGCGAGCCGCATCATGTGCCCGATGACGGCGTATACGCACCGCATCGTACTGCACGTCGAGGCGAGTGGACACTACGTGTTGCTTCGCGACGGACGCCCGGTTCGCCCGGTAGAGTTCTCGGGCAACTTCTATGTGCCCACCCAACTGGGCGCGGCGCTAGAGCCACGTATTTGCGTGCGCAACATCGACGGCACCATTGCCACGCAGGCCGTACAACTCTGGCAAGGCCGGTCTGAGTCGCAGACGGACTCTTCGAGGAAGTCGGTGTCGATCGTAACCGTATGCACGCGGTATGCGCGGCGGCTGCAAGCGTGTTTGCTGAGCGTAGCTCATCAGCGAGAAATAGACCTTTCGCAGGTGGAAGTGCTTGTTGCTCATGTCCCTGGACTGGACGCGACAGGTGACGTGATAGACAGTGTAAGGGCAGCCTATTCCGACCTGGATATTGTCACCCTGACGTTCTCAGAGTCGCTCGGCAATGCCAAAGGCCTGATGCTTAACGAGGCCTTCGACAAGGCCCGCGGCGAATGGGTCATGGTGCTGGACGCGGATGTGATACTTCCCCCGACGATGCTTTCGCGAATCGTCGCTCTATCCGCAGACTGCAAATTCGTTGTGCCGGATGGACGCAAAATGTTGGATCGTGCTACTACCGCGCGCCTGCTGTTGGGTGAGGTTGCCCCATGGGAGACCTGGGAAGAACTGCTCTCCGGGCCGGGAGAGTACCGGCGACGAGAAGTCGATGGAGTACCCATCGGCTATTGTCAATGTGTGCGACGCGAATGCCTTGAGAAGGTGCGCTACGAAGAAGCGAATCACTTTGAAGGGGCTGACTGGCGTTTTGGGAAGGACATGCGCGACATCTTTGGCGAAGAGACGCGCTTGAGCGGTATGCCCGTTCTTCATTTGGACCACGGAAGTAGCAACTGGTACGGAGCTACGAGACATTACTAA
- a CDS encoding tetratricopeptide repeat protein has product MSPGAIDEPGKDKEGTDASAPAPNPDSEASQTLLDQSELDAVMALVAKQRAEAKAKKKALESQLATPPPPPPPVQVEKANLGPVKQAELDNVLAQRDEPPKEAAAEMPAKVVAQETPVKPAQEPAPPPPPQPAKPQPTAVTPARPVGQNEIDALMRGEIDRLLATVTPPVQDAKPADNQQDAIVDQDEVDRLLAAMSAPAPPKQEPPVTPPPAKEPEAQLSTTLDQDEIDRMLASAKNLERRDSEVVQKAHERAETAASHAAAPMPTGGTLSQEEIDNLLHADATDVPLDNSDMDAPIVPSGVESPVSMDAVIGPTQDDAVLAQEDVDSLLSQIGATSMTQPDEDDAILVDPVDRAIRANAMESVSLENLAAAVPSKDTDDSILSQDLIDSLLAQASQTAPKPPAEPVSASAPSEKEVSALDEISIPSSEELTSHPPAGAGVVETSGAVHLSDSDMADMGFAPVATPSEAPSRRAEDSEEKPKETGVVARLRITRTPWPRPGLKEWTAIAAGLALAVASFFFFSSKMEPSVPVAESTEQHVETQQPIQEAEATPQEPTQEVTPEAHPEESQTHAELPPEHTTPVAETPETPETHASAPSAEDARYREIETAYRELPKSPKESEVDKLQEDIDTFLASSPNFPNAPEMLRWKAELYERTNLPMAALDVYKQILDQYSAASGQDATLLAMGKVYMSIKRPEQAAGVLQELQDKYPGSPLLQDARLLMGDSQLALGKRDEARRLYTQVAMGEPNTYQGSVAYGKLGDMEVEDGRFGEAIKLLEARLEVATSTEGHEHIYMTLANAYKHSGRLPEAEKTLRELIDFFPESELAPKAYVELSRVLDQAGRRPEALRVATYAKNRFPEDGELLRNYSAMQSLVGDEKAAAQGLVEGIRSGDRTPGILLSAAKSLGKIGDFEEARFNLDQLMSLYPTSPEAFDGQILLAQLLYKNGDAIKALENLDEMEQLYARKPQRLPIYTARGGIYKDLGLAEKAAGDFEKAAELTTESSVLAECAEALFEAGIYGSGFAAASRVDPEKLPDQDAYNFLVSYGKALFNGRTDTAVAKLEDAANNYPDLRTKEGDQALLRAYMETGKEAAARVLVANIESRSRRDLTKLADLQEAALMLGEHFFQRGDYRAAADTYELAADPRVPDSADDVAWAKYQRANALLLADNPKQSLALFKEVGASESRWSEDAKLKAQFIELALKLRLPISLASAAHALPEPTPPRAETQAGQTSQAPPNTQEPATETGG; this is encoded by the coding sequence GTGTCACCTGGAGCCATAGACGAGCCCGGTAAGGACAAGGAAGGGACCGACGCATCGGCCCCTGCGCCGAACCCTGATTCGGAAGCTTCGCAGACGCTGCTGGACCAATCGGAGTTGGACGCTGTAATGGCGCTCGTCGCTAAGCAGCGCGCCGAGGCCAAAGCAAAAAAGAAGGCGTTGGAGTCGCAGTTGGCAACTCCCCCACCGCCCCCTCCGCCGGTTCAAGTCGAGAAGGCCAATTTGGGGCCGGTGAAGCAAGCGGAGCTGGACAATGTCCTGGCTCAGCGCGATGAGCCGCCCAAGGAAGCTGCGGCGGAGATGCCCGCAAAGGTCGTAGCGCAGGAGACGCCGGTTAAACCTGCACAAGAGCCGGCCCCGCCGCCGCCACCCCAACCGGCAAAGCCTCAACCCACTGCAGTTACGCCCGCGCGTCCTGTAGGGCAGAATGAAATCGACGCGTTGATGCGCGGGGAAATCGATCGCTTGCTGGCGACAGTAACTCCCCCTGTGCAAGATGCCAAACCCGCAGACAACCAGCAGGATGCAATCGTCGATCAGGATGAAGTTGACCGCCTGCTTGCGGCAATGAGCGCTCCGGCACCGCCTAAGCAAGAACCTCCCGTGACGCCTCCTCCCGCGAAAGAGCCCGAAGCGCAATTGAGCACAACGCTGGATCAGGACGAGATCGATCGGATGCTCGCGTCCGCGAAGAACCTGGAGCGTCGTGATTCCGAAGTCGTCCAGAAGGCGCACGAACGGGCCGAAACAGCAGCTTCCCACGCTGCCGCACCGATGCCGACTGGGGGTACGCTTTCGCAGGAGGAAATTGACAACCTTCTGCACGCCGATGCAACGGATGTTCCGCTCGACAATTCCGATATGGATGCACCGATCGTGCCGTCGGGGGTGGAATCGCCCGTTTCGATGGATGCCGTAATCGGCCCAACGCAAGACGATGCTGTCCTTGCTCAAGAGGACGTAGATAGCCTCCTGTCTCAGATCGGCGCGACGTCGATGACCCAGCCAGACGAGGACGATGCGATCCTTGTGGATCCCGTGGATCGTGCAATTCGGGCCAATGCCATGGAAAGCGTGAGCCTGGAAAACCTGGCAGCGGCTGTTCCCAGCAAGGACACCGACGACAGCATCTTGTCGCAAGACCTCATTGACTCATTGCTTGCTCAGGCCAGCCAGACCGCACCCAAGCCGCCCGCTGAGCCGGTTTCAGCGTCCGCGCCTTCCGAGAAAGAGGTATCTGCGCTAGATGAAATTAGTATTCCGTCGTCAGAAGAACTGACGTCTCATCCTCCTGCAGGGGCAGGCGTTGTAGAGACGAGCGGCGCAGTTCATCTGAGCGATTCAGACATGGCAGACATGGGCTTTGCACCGGTGGCAACGCCATCGGAAGCCCCGTCTCGCAGAGCGGAAGACTCGGAGGAGAAGCCCAAAGAAACGGGAGTTGTGGCACGCCTCCGCATCACCCGTACGCCGTGGCCGCGCCCGGGCCTCAAAGAGTGGACGGCAATCGCCGCAGGGTTAGCGCTCGCCGTGGCTTCGTTCTTCTTTTTCTCATCGAAGATGGAACCCAGTGTGCCGGTTGCCGAGTCCACAGAGCAGCACGTCGAGACGCAGCAGCCCATACAAGAAGCGGAGGCGACCCCACAAGAGCCGACACAGGAGGTGACTCCTGAGGCTCATCCCGAAGAGTCTCAGACGCACGCCGAACTTCCGCCGGAACACACTACTCCCGTGGCCGAGACTCCGGAGACTCCCGAGACGCATGCGTCGGCTCCAAGCGCAGAGGATGCCAGATACCGCGAGATAGAGACTGCGTACCGTGAGCTACCTAAGAGTCCGAAGGAATCGGAAGTAGACAAGCTTCAGGAAGATATCGATACCTTCTTGGCATCGTCACCCAATTTCCCCAACGCTCCCGAAATGCTTCGGTGGAAAGCCGAACTCTACGAGCGCACCAACTTGCCGATGGCCGCGTTGGACGTGTACAAGCAGATTCTCGATCAGTACAGCGCGGCATCGGGACAAGACGCGACGCTCCTCGCCATGGGCAAGGTGTATATGTCGATTAAGCGTCCGGAACAGGCCGCTGGGGTATTGCAGGAATTGCAGGATAAGTATCCCGGATCCCCGCTTTTGCAGGATGCGCGCCTCCTTATGGGCGATTCACAGCTTGCCTTGGGGAAGAGAGATGAAGCGCGCCGCCTCTATACGCAAGTGGCGATGGGAGAACCCAATACCTACCAAGGCTCGGTGGCCTACGGGAAACTGGGCGACATGGAAGTGGAAGATGGACGGTTTGGCGAAGCGATCAAGCTGCTGGAAGCACGGCTGGAAGTCGCCACGTCCACCGAAGGACACGAGCATATCTACATGACGCTCGCGAATGCGTATAAGCATTCGGGCAGACTGCCGGAAGCAGAGAAGACGCTACGGGAACTGATTGACTTCTTTCCCGAGTCCGAGCTTGCGCCGAAAGCATACGTAGAGCTTAGCCGCGTACTGGATCAGGCGGGCAGGAGGCCCGAGGCGCTTCGTGTGGCGACGTATGCGAAAAACCGCTTTCCGGAGGACGGCGAACTTCTGCGCAACTACTCCGCGATGCAATCATTGGTCGGTGACGAGAAAGCCGCCGCGCAAGGTTTGGTTGAAGGAATCCGTTCGGGAGATCGGACCCCCGGGATACTGCTGTCGGCTGCGAAGAGCCTGGGAAAGATCGGCGATTTCGAGGAAGCAAGGTTCAACCTGGATCAACTCATGTCGCTTTATCCGACATCGCCGGAAGCGTTCGACGGGCAGATCTTACTTGCTCAATTGCTTTACAAGAATGGAGACGCAATCAAGGCGCTGGAAAACCTTGATGAGATGGAACAGTTGTACGCCCGGAAGCCGCAGCGGTTGCCGATTTATACTGCGCGGGGCGGTATATACAAAGACTTGGGGCTTGCGGAGAAAGCCGCTGGGGACTTCGAGAAAGCAGCGGAGCTTACGACGGAGTCGTCGGTTTTGGCGGAATGCGCCGAAGCCCTTTTTGAAGCGGGTATCTATGGCAGCGGCTTTGCTGCGGCCAGCCGGGTAGATCCGGAGAAGTTGCCCGACCAAGACGCTTACAACTTTCTTGTGAGCTACGGCAAAGCACTCTTCAACGGAAGGACCGATACTGCCGTGGCGAAACTCGAGGATGCAGCGAACAACTATCCCGATCTACGCACCAAAGAAGGCGATCAGGCATTGCTTCGCGCATACATGGAGACGGGCAAAGAAGCAGCGGCTCGGGTTTTGGTCGCCAACATCGAATCTCGGTCGCGCAGAGACTTGACGAAATTGGCCGATCTTCAGGAAGCGGCGCTCATGTTGGGTGAGCATTTCTTTCAACGGGGCGATTACCGCGCAGCGGCAGACACGTATGAACTGGCCGCGGATCCGCGTGTGCCGGATAGTGCCGACGACGTTGCATGGGCGAAGTATCAACGAGCCAACGCACTGTTGTTAGCAGACAACCCCAAGCAAAGCCTGGCGCTGTTCAAGGAAGTGGGCGCGTCGGAATCGCGCTGGAGTGAAGACGCCAAGCTGAAGGCGCAGTTCATTGAATTGGCACTCAAGCTGCGCTTGCCGATCTCGTTGGCAAGCGCCGCGCATGCGTTACCTGAACCGACACCTCCCCGCGCTGAGACACAGGCCGGCCAAACGTCACAAGCGCCTCCGAACACACAGGAGCCGGCCACTGAAACGGGTGGTTAA
- a CDS encoding sigma-54 dependent transcriptional regulator, whose protein sequence is MAKAQILVIDDETLMREYVQEALQRAGHSVRSVSNGKDGIEAFRKHGFDVILTDLKMAPVDGLEVLKTIRDESPVTPVIMMTAYATVETAVAALKAGAFDYILKPFTPDELEMAVIRAIERERMAQENKYLRSELNQHYDFAAMVGESPAMRAVYEQIKKVADSRATILIRGESGTGKELVARAIHHSGIRREKPFIKVNCAALSAGLLESELFGHEKGAFTGAHERKIGRFQLADTGTLLLDEITEISIELQPKLLRALQEREFERVGGTVPIQVDTRIICTSNRNLEEAVDKGQLREDLFYRLNVIPIVLPPLRERKDDIPALMDFFLKRFAQENARRITGYSDEARTLFMEYDWPGNVRELQNTIERAVVLSTEPLLKPEHFSLNHARFGANDTRSALTVGATVADMERQLIFKTLEQCGQNRTHAAKILGISVRTLRNKLKEYAE, encoded by the coding sequence ATGGCAAAAGCACAGATACTCGTCATCGACGACGAAACGCTGATGCGCGAGTATGTTCAAGAAGCACTTCAGCGCGCAGGACATTCCGTTCGTTCGGTATCGAATGGCAAAGACGGAATAGAAGCGTTTCGCAAGCACGGTTTTGACGTCATCCTAACCGACCTCAAGATGGCGCCAGTGGATGGACTGGAAGTACTCAAGACCATCCGCGACGAGAGCCCGGTAACGCCTGTCATCATGATGACGGCCTATGCCACCGTGGAAACCGCCGTGGCGGCATTGAAAGCGGGTGCGTTCGACTACATTCTAAAGCCGTTTACCCCCGACGAACTCGAAATGGCGGTCATCCGTGCCATTGAACGCGAGCGCATGGCTCAAGAGAACAAGTATCTGCGTTCGGAATTAAACCAGCACTACGACTTTGCCGCCATGGTGGGCGAAAGCCCGGCCATGCGTGCCGTGTACGAACAAATTAAGAAGGTGGCGGACAGCCGCGCGACGATTCTCATTCGCGGCGAAAGCGGCACAGGGAAAGAACTGGTCGCGCGCGCGATTCACCATTCGGGTATTCGGCGCGAGAAGCCGTTCATCAAGGTAAACTGCGCCGCACTGTCGGCCGGTTTGCTGGAGAGCGAGTTGTTTGGCCACGAGAAGGGAGCCTTCACCGGCGCACACGAGCGCAAGATCGGCCGGTTCCAACTGGCGGATACGGGTACGTTGTTGCTCGACGAGATTACGGAGATAAGCATCGAGTTGCAGCCGAAACTTCTGCGCGCCCTGCAGGAACGTGAATTCGAGCGCGTGGGTGGAACCGTGCCGATTCAGGTCGACACCCGGATTATCTGCACTTCAAATCGCAACCTGGAAGAGGCCGTCGATAAAGGACAGCTTCGGGAAGACTTGTTCTACCGTCTAAACGTCATTCCAATCGTCTTGCCGCCGTTGCGCGAGCGAAAGGACGATATACCGGCGCTCATGGATTTCTTCCTCAAGAGATTTGCACAAGAGAACGCGCGTCGTATCACGGGATATTCTGATGAAGCTCGGACGCTCTTCATGGAATACGATTGGCCGGGGAATGTGCGCGAGTTGCAGAACACGATTGAGCGAGCGGTGGTGTTGTCGACGGAGCCCTTGCTCAAGCCGGAGCATTTCAGCTTGAACCACGCGAGGTTCGGCGCAAATGATACGCGCAGTGCATTGACGGTGGGTGCGACGGTCGCGGACATGGAGCGACAGCTCATCTTCAAAACTCTGGAGCAGTGTGGTCAGAACCGCACGCACGCGGCAAAGATACTGGGGATCAGCGTACGTACACTTCGAAATAAACTTAAGGAATATGCAGAGTAG
- a CDS encoding PAS domain S-box protein, translating into MPNAEMDIKALAEAFELFTRTTQSMEESYRLLEARMQELDRELAVKNRELAFTSDYLHSILEGMSDGVIAVNTDGIVTTFNQAATRVLGYRADETIGLAFSDVFGREFPAPPGRNAMEWRTKSGEPVLVSECDSPLSDRDGKRIGSVKVFQDLTEIEALRTRVRQKDRLAALGEMAATVAHEIRNPLGGIRGFAALLARDIEEDDPRARLVDRIQVGAKELERVVNELLEYTRPIQLQLQTVSCKEAVEASLSYLTIDSSMITVRNEVSPDLRVMADAHRLRQTLMNILLNAAQSIESRGEIRVWAEKDSGLVRLAVSDTGCGMSADQLEKVFSPFFTTKEKGTGLGLAIASKIVESHGGAIRVESEPGNGSTFYIALPSTE; encoded by the coding sequence ATGCCCAATGCCGAAATGGACATAAAGGCGCTGGCGGAGGCCTTCGAGCTCTTCACGCGTACGACGCAGTCGATGGAAGAATCGTATCGTCTGCTCGAAGCGCGGATGCAGGAATTGGATCGTGAACTGGCGGTCAAGAATCGCGAACTGGCATTTACCAGCGATTACCTTCATTCGATTCTTGAAGGGATGTCCGATGGCGTGATTGCGGTGAACACGGACGGAATTGTCACGACGTTTAATCAGGCCGCCACACGCGTACTTGGATACCGCGCCGATGAAACCATTGGATTGGCTTTTTCCGATGTATTTGGACGTGAATTTCCTGCCCCGCCGGGGCGAAATGCCATGGAATGGCGTACGAAAAGCGGTGAGCCGGTGTTGGTCAGTGAATGCGATTCTCCGCTGTCGGATCGTGACGGCAAGCGAATCGGCAGCGTAAAGGTATTTCAGGATCTCACCGAAATCGAAGCGCTGCGTACGCGCGTGCGGCAAAAGGACCGGCTGGCCGCGCTGGGCGAGATGGCGGCAACGGTTGCGCACGAAATCCGCAACCCGCTGGGAGGCATTCGGGGATTTGCCGCTTTGCTGGCGCGGGACATCGAAGAGGACGATCCGCGCGCGCGGCTCGTGGACCGGATTCAGGTCGGCGCGAAGGAGTTGGAGCGAGTGGTCAACGAGTTGCTTGAATACACTCGCCCCATTCAGCTTCAGTTGCAGACCGTATCGTGCAAGGAGGCCGTAGAGGCTTCCCTGTCGTACTTGACCATTGACTCGTCGATGATCACGGTCAGAAACGAGGTAAGTCCGGACCTGAGAGTGATGGCCGATGCACATCGCTTACGGCAAACCCTAATGAATATCCTGCTCAATGCCGCTCAAAGCATCGAATCCCGTGGCGAAATCCGCGTATGGGCGGAAAAGGACTCTGGGCTTGTACGGTTAGCCGTTTCCGACACGGGATGCGGCATGTCGGCCGACCAACTGGAAAAGGTCTTTTCGCCGTTCTTTACGACGAAGGAAAAAGGAACCGGACTTGGCCTTGCGATAGCTTCGAAGATTGTAGAGAGTCATGGAGGCGCCATTCGCGTCGAAAGCGAACCTGGCAATGGATCGACGTTCTACATCGCTTTGCCAAGTACGGAGTAG
- a CDS encoding isochorismatase family protein has protein sequence MDIELLFRDCALISVDIQEGDRPEPITDEALPLDWRKMGFTADDVNAANAFGWDVCLANAVRVVESCRAANVPRVFLHWGYQFKDGMDLDPVVRATMIRNHGTDSANWSGYIGDKGSQPAGCLGIQPGEYVLAKTAQDAFISSNIGFVLANLGARTLLFIGGHTEACLGKTATSAKRLGYRTVCIEDATSNARESTRLRGIAESQFDAVMKTDEFVTKIRQR, from the coding sequence ATGGATATTGAATTGCTGTTTCGCGACTGTGCACTCATTAGCGTGGATATACAAGAAGGCGACAGGCCTGAACCCATCACGGACGAGGCGCTGCCACTCGACTGGCGCAAGATGGGTTTTACCGCGGACGATGTGAACGCGGCCAACGCGTTCGGATGGGACGTATGCTTGGCTAACGCCGTACGAGTCGTGGAGTCGTGCAGGGCCGCGAACGTTCCCCGTGTGTTTCTACACTGGGGGTATCAGTTCAAGGACGGCATGGATCTGGACCCCGTTGTGCGCGCGACCATGATCCGAAACCACGGGACTGACAGCGCCAACTGGTCGGGATACATTGGAGACAAAGGATCGCAGCCTGCGGGTTGCCTGGGTATTCAGCCTGGCGAATATGTCCTTGCGAAGACGGCTCAAGACGCGTTTATCTCTTCGAACATCGGCTTCGTGTTGGCCAATTTGGGTGCGCGGACGCTACTATTCATTGGCGGTCACACGGAAGCGTGCTTGGGCAAGACGGCTACCTCGGCAAAACGGCTTGGGTATCGAACTGTCTGCATCGAAGACGCGACCAGCAACGCGCGTGAATCGACGCGTCTACGGGGAATCGCGGAAAGTCAATTCGACGCCGTGATGAAGACGGATGAGTTTGTGACGAAGATACGGCAGCGGTAG